One segment of Comamonas thiooxydans DNA contains the following:
- a CDS encoding phage tail tape measure protein, with translation MAFKPIQIVINAKDDASAVLSRLGRNVKLLGATIAGYFGIKAFAGVVQSAADFEAAMSRVKAATEGTAAEMAALTKAAQAAGSNTKYTSVQAAGALENLAKAGDIELGKSSEYVTKAVMGMGLAFDDAGRVADVLAKGANATNTSVEGLAQALSYAAPVANSLGVSLESTVAIIGKFADAGIDASRAGTALNSIMSQFANPLSSFRKELGAAGIVTTNFEEALHQLAAKGKDGERAINAVGQEAGPALRALLNQGMGALDELTGKLREAGGSAEATARTMADNLNGSLKGLSSMWETVTQVLGKPVLPVVRKGVDELTGALRKAVESGLVERFGKTLATAFENGLKFFRAFAANVNFDAVVLRLQVFASEAGETLQRIGQYATNAGNTVQLAWGVMTAGVNGVLTAIYGLGAAFAQIASKVMEGVAALRSGLASVTFGGLSESFRLAAADAEEMAGAFGASADALKAKAEESLQRMADGAQTARDAWSGLTGDVAAVGNAAAAAAPSIEAVAAGIEATGKAAAKAAKEAAAKAEADRVAAENLKKLRAEYEQLIASGNLDAAGRKLQEIAKAQRAAASTAQDAAQSTALLEQAYKDLGMTTNEDLQRMAKQARAAFEQLEKDGKQPPMRIAEAWKSMADKVIAANGGIAPEWLKTQAAVKGYEVAVDDAGKAMLNTDRATARAVSSMVSGMGRVREAADSVQESMRGIEHASGRAAHAAREWEQGGPRNFVEERNAGVQGSQGVMHQNTGPLSLVPQFQTRQELEAWWKQWQNQYAQDNPFSVKSSGALGNYQYDLTQFAVTQAGRAIDLQQAATNARPKQEAERKPSAPSSVPRAPAPAPAAAAPQSVITHRHEVVIGGRQYNVGTDAAGSGEMQQLMAALERDANLSGGVH, from the coding sequence ATGGCCTTCAAGCCCATTCAGATTGTGATCAACGCCAAGGACGATGCGTCTGCGGTGCTGAGCCGCCTTGGGCGCAATGTGAAGCTGCTGGGCGCGACGATTGCCGGCTACTTCGGCATCAAGGCATTTGCAGGCGTGGTGCAGAGCGCCGCAGACTTTGAAGCGGCCATGAGTCGGGTCAAGGCCGCCACCGAGGGCACGGCCGCAGAAATGGCCGCGCTGACCAAGGCCGCCCAGGCGGCGGGCAGCAATACCAAATACACCTCGGTCCAGGCTGCTGGCGCACTGGAGAACCTGGCCAAGGCGGGTGATATCGAGCTGGGCAAATCCAGCGAGTACGTGACCAAGGCCGTGATGGGCATGGGCTTGGCGTTTGATGATGCAGGCCGCGTGGCCGATGTGCTGGCCAAGGGCGCCAACGCCACCAACACCAGCGTGGAAGGGCTGGCCCAGGCGCTGAGCTATGCCGCGCCGGTTGCCAATTCCCTGGGCGTAAGTCTGGAGAGCACGGTGGCCATCATCGGCAAGTTTGCCGATGCGGGCATCGACGCCAGCCGCGCAGGTACGGCGCTGAACTCCATCATGAGCCAGTTTGCCAACCCGCTCTCCAGCTTCCGCAAGGAATTGGGCGCCGCAGGCATAGTCACCACCAACTTTGAAGAAGCCTTGCACCAGCTGGCCGCCAAGGGCAAGGACGGCGAGCGCGCCATCAATGCCGTGGGGCAGGAGGCCGGGCCCGCGCTGCGCGCCTTGCTCAACCAGGGCATGGGCGCGCTGGACGAGCTGACGGGCAAGCTGCGAGAGGCGGGCGGCAGTGCAGAGGCCACGGCCAGGACCATGGCGGACAACCTCAATGGCTCGCTCAAGGGCCTGAGCAGCATGTGGGAGACCGTGACCCAGGTGCTGGGCAAGCCCGTGCTGCCCGTGGTGCGCAAAGGCGTGGACGAGCTGACCGGCGCGCTGCGCAAGGCGGTCGAGAGCGGCCTGGTGGAGCGCTTCGGCAAGACCCTGGCCACGGCTTTTGAGAACGGCCTCAAGTTCTTCCGCGCGTTTGCAGCCAACGTCAACTTTGACGCCGTGGTGCTGCGCCTGCAGGTCTTTGCCAGCGAGGCGGGCGAGACGCTGCAGCGCATCGGCCAGTACGCCACCAATGCAGGCAACACGGTGCAGCTGGCCTGGGGCGTGATGACGGCGGGTGTCAATGGTGTGCTGACTGCCATCTACGGTCTGGGCGCGGCGTTTGCACAGATTGCTTCCAAGGTGATGGAGGGTGTGGCGGCGCTGCGCAGCGGTCTGGCATCCGTCACCTTTGGCGGTCTCAGTGAGAGCTTTCGTCTGGCGGCGGCTGATGCCGAAGAGATGGCGGGCGCATTTGGTGCCTCTGCCGACGCCCTCAAGGCCAAGGCTGAGGAGTCCTTGCAACGCATGGCTGACGGCGCCCAGACGGCGCGCGATGCATGGAGCGGGCTGACGGGGGATGTGGCAGCAGTCGGCAATGCTGCTGCGGCGGCGGCCCCCTCCATCGAGGCGGTAGCTGCAGGCATCGAGGCCACGGGAAAGGCCGCAGCCAAGGCGGCCAAGGAGGCAGCAGCCAAGGCCGAGGCCGACCGCGTTGCTGCCGAGAACCTGAAGAAGCTCAGAGCCGAGTACGAGCAACTGATTGCCAGCGGCAATCTGGATGCTGCCGGGCGCAAGCTGCAGGAAATTGCCAAGGCCCAGCGCGCTGCTGCCAGCACGGCCCAGGATGCGGCGCAGTCCACCGCGCTGCTGGAGCAGGCCTACAAAGACCTGGGCATGACCACCAACGAGGATCTGCAGCGCATGGCCAAACAGGCGCGTGCTGCGTTTGAACAGTTGGAAAAAGACGGCAAGCAGCCGCCCATGCGTATTGCCGAGGCCTGGAAGTCCATGGCCGACAAGGTGATTGCGGCCAATGGCGGTATCGCGCCTGAATGGCTCAAGACCCAGGCAGCGGTCAAAGGCTACGAAGTCGCGGTGGACGATGCGGGCAAGGCCATGCTCAACACCGACCGCGCCACGGCCCGGGCCGTCAGCAGCATGGTCAGCGGCATGGGCCGGGTGCGCGAGGCGGCCGACAGCGTGCAGGAGAGCATGCGCGGCATCGAGCATGCATCGGGCCGCGCCGCCCACGCTGCCCGTGAATGGGAGCAGGGCGGCCCGCGCAACTTTGTCGAGGAGCGCAATGCCGGCGTGCAGGGCTCGCAAGGCGTCATGCACCAGAACACCGGGCCGCTAAGCCTGGTGCCGCAGTTCCAGACCCGCCAGGAGCTGGAGGCCTGGTGGAAGCAATGGCAGAACCAGTATGCGCAGGACAACCCTTTCTCCGTCAAGAGCAGCGGCGCTCTGGGCAACTATCAATATGACCTGACCCAGTTTGCGGTCACGCAAGCGGGCAGGGCTATCGACCTGCAGCAGGCCGCCACCAATGCAAGGCCGAAGCAGGAGGCGGAGCGCAAGCCAAGCGCTCCCAGCTCAGTGCCTCGGGCGCCGGCTCCAGCCCCTGCAGCCGCAGCACCCCAATCCGTCATCACCCACAGGCACGAGGTCGTGATTGGCGGCCGTCAATACAACGTGGGCACGGACGCAGCAGGCAGCGGGGAGATGCAGCAGCTGATGGCGGCGCTGGAGCGTGATGCCAATCTATCAGGAGGTGTTCACTGA
- a CDS encoding major capsid protein produces MADLNIFAHEAFSMTSMSTAIQAAPYAPQLLGQLGIFTTERSRTTTVAIEEKGGVLSLIKTSPRGAPIEEGKGESRRMRHFDTLRIARGKTLYASSVQNIRAFGSVSELQAVQNELADIMNGKTGLRAAVELTHEHMRLGAVQGKVLDADGSVLVDWYEEFGIAQPAEINFDLANATAEGGEIRKQCNALIRDMMRASHGAWLPGQTYAVGLCGDNFFDDLTGNAETRGTYLNQQEARDLRNDVGQVFGSFRYGNIQFINYRGTDDNSTVAVHPDKCQFFPVGAPDAFRVGFSPAESFPFVNTPGQDVYAMVVTDKDRQEWVRPEVRSYPLFMCTRPGMLQRAKRKA; encoded by the coding sequence ATGGCCGATCTCAATATCTTTGCGCACGAGGCATTCAGCATGACCTCGATGTCCACCGCCATCCAGGCCGCGCCCTATGCGCCGCAGCTGCTGGGGCAACTGGGCATTTTCACGACCGAGCGCTCGCGCACCACCACCGTGGCGATCGAGGAAAAAGGCGGCGTGCTGTCCCTCATCAAGACCAGCCCGCGCGGTGCACCCATCGAAGAAGGCAAGGGCGAAAGCCGCCGCATGCGCCACTTCGACACCCTGCGCATCGCGCGCGGCAAGACGCTGTATGCATCGTCGGTGCAGAACATTCGCGCCTTCGGCTCCGTCAGCGAGCTGCAGGCCGTGCAGAACGAGCTGGCCGACATCATGAATGGCAAGACCGGCCTGCGTGCCGCTGTGGAGCTGACGCACGAGCACATGCGCCTGGGCGCCGTGCAGGGCAAGGTGCTGGACGCCGATGGCTCTGTGCTGGTGGACTGGTATGAAGAGTTTGGCATTGCCCAGCCTGCCGAGATCAACTTCGACCTGGCCAACGCCACGGCCGAAGGCGGCGAGATCCGCAAGCAGTGCAATGCGCTCATCCGCGACATGATGCGCGCCAGCCATGGCGCCTGGCTGCCCGGCCAGACCTATGCCGTGGGCCTGTGCGGCGACAACTTCTTCGACGACCTCACCGGTAATGCCGAAACCCGCGGCACCTACCTGAACCAGCAGGAGGCGCGTGACCTGCGCAATGACGTGGGCCAGGTCTTCGGCTCGTTTCGCTACGGCAATATCCAGTTCATCAACTACCGAGGTACCGACGACAACAGCACCGTGGCCGTGCACCCGGACAAGTGCCAGTTCTTCCCCGTGGGTGCGCCGGACGCGTTTCGCGTCGGCTTCTCGCCGGCCGAGTCCTTCCCCTTCGTCAACACGCCCGGCCAGGACGTGTACGCCATGGTGGTCACGGACAAGGACCGCCAGGAGTGGGTGCGCCCCGAGGTGCGCAGCTACCCACTGTTCATGTGCACCCGCCCCGGCATGCTGCAGCGCGCCAAGCGCAAGGCCTGA
- a CDS encoding head decoration protein: MQVQELGPGTACYLVSEANGTRSREVVTIAQGQNLLPGAVLGKVTTSGEYTAVSPTNDNGSQTAIAVLFAAVDSTAAAHAAVITARDAEVAAHALAWPAGTTEPQKTAALAQLAAVGIVAR; this comes from the coding sequence ATGCAAGTGCAAGAACTCGGCCCCGGCACGGCCTGCTATCTGGTCAGCGAGGCCAACGGCACCCGCTCGCGCGAAGTGGTTACTATCGCGCAGGGGCAAAACCTGCTGCCCGGCGCTGTGCTGGGCAAGGTCACTACCAGTGGCGAATACACGGCCGTCAGCCCCACCAACGACAACGGCAGCCAGACCGCCATTGCCGTGCTGTTTGCCGCCGTGGACAGCACCGCCGCAGCCCACGCCGCCGTCATCACCGCCCGCGACGCCGAAGTGGCCGCCCATGCGCTGGCCTGGCCAGCAGGCACGACCGAACCCCAGAAAACCGCTGCCCTGGCCCAACTGGCCGCCGTGGGCATTGTTGCGCGCTGA
- a CDS encoding S49 family peptidase: MNRQINRQMSRPYPHLADRLFNTPLLLHPQKLDAIIAGLGQRLLGTEGLQIDAAAISPRAALPAEMFTTRKGERTERGYRVNEGVAVISAMGGLVHRTRLEADSSLLIGYNDLAADMEDALAQPEVHAIALVLDSPGGEVSGAFELADRIYAARGRKPIVAVADGMAASAAYLAASAADEVVLTTTSYVGSIGVVMRHVDYSRALANEGINVSHIFAGEHKVDGNPYQPLPTSVREHLQADIEGLYQMFVQAVARHRGMEEQAVRDTRAAVYRGVAGVAARLADRIGTADAVIADLSARRARSYPAGAGISIQLQGASMGDPQTIQPAAAAPAEPSTAAAPAEPSTAAVVAPAAASAAAPAGPAAVAAAASQGLEQARAEGAQAERARVSAILGHAHAPANAALAQTCIAGGLTAEQAQGVLDAAPAVAAAAAPAAAANQFAQAMAALGNPNVSGVEAASPDGSAQAATQAAAGWGKAFGTAP; the protein is encoded by the coding sequence ATGAACCGCCAAATTAACCGTCAGATGAGCAGACCCTATCCGCATCTGGCCGACCGCCTGTTCAACACCCCGCTGCTGCTGCACCCGCAAAAGCTGGACGCCATCATCGCCGGCCTGGGCCAGCGCCTGCTGGGCACCGAGGGCCTGCAGATCGATGCTGCCGCCATCAGCCCCCGCGCGGCTTTGCCTGCCGAGATGTTTACCACCCGCAAGGGCGAGCGCACCGAGCGCGGCTACCGTGTGAATGAGGGCGTGGCCGTCATCAGCGCCATGGGCGGCCTGGTGCACCGCACCCGGCTGGAGGCCGACAGCAGCCTGCTGATTGGCTACAACGACCTGGCTGCCGATATGGAAGACGCCCTGGCCCAGCCCGAGGTGCATGCCATTGCCCTGGTGCTGGACAGCCCGGGCGGCGAGGTGTCGGGCGCGTTTGAGCTGGCAGACCGCATTTACGCCGCACGCGGGCGCAAACCCATCGTGGCCGTGGCCGACGGCATGGCGGCCAGCGCTGCCTACCTGGCCGCCAGCGCGGCAGACGAGGTGGTGCTGACCACGACTTCTTACGTGGGCTCCATCGGCGTGGTGATGCGCCATGTGGACTACAGCCGCGCGCTGGCCAATGAGGGCATCAACGTCAGCCACATCTTTGCCGGCGAGCACAAGGTGGACGGCAACCCCTACCAGCCCTTGCCCACATCGGTGCGCGAGCACCTGCAGGCAGACATCGAAGGCCTGTACCAGATGTTTGTGCAGGCCGTGGCCAGGCACCGCGGCATGGAAGAGCAGGCCGTGCGCGACACGCGCGCCGCCGTGTACCGGGGCGTGGCCGGCGTGGCTGCAAGGCTGGCCGACCGCATCGGCACGGCAGACGCCGTGATTGCCGACCTGTCTGCGCGCCGCGCTCGCAGTTACCCCGCAGGGGCGGGAATCTCAATTCAACTTCAAGGAGCTTCTATGGGCGACCCCCAAACCATTCAACCGGCGGCGGCTGCGCCTGCCGAACCCTCTACGGCGGCTGCGCCTGCCGAACCCTCTACGGCGGCTGTTGTGGCCCCCGCCGCTGCATCGGCTGCTGCACCTGCCGGTCCTGCTGCAGTTGCTGCTGCTGCCTCGCAAGGCCTGGAGCAAGCCCGCGCCGAAGGCGCACAGGCCGAGCGTGCCCGCGTCAGCGCCATCCTGGGCCATGCCCATGCACCGGCCAACGCTGCACTGGCGCAGACCTGCATTGCCGGCGGCCTGACGGCCGAGCAGGCCCAGGGCGTGCTGGATGCCGCACCGGCTGTCGCAGCCGCTGCAGCCCCCGCAGCGGCTGCCAACCAGTTTGCCCAGGCCATGGCGGCACTGGGCAACCCCAATGTCTCGGGCGTCGAGGCGGCCAGCCCCGACGGCTCTGCACAGGCGGCCACCCAGGCCGCAGCCGGTTGGGGCAAGGCCTTTGGCACCGCACCGTAA
- a CDS encoding phage portal protein, translating to MGRKNQLSRQSRSRTSFAASLGAAPLKGGAAMSAYQGASHTDLALSDWQPMAGSADADLLPELGTLTSRARDLARNDGLMAGGLQTHRDNVVGAVLRLSAVPDYRLLGWTPEQAREWGNKVEAHFRSWADTTDCDAARTLDLLGLTVLALGGEMVNGDAVAIPKWLPRPDSPWATRLSVIEADRLETPPYLEGMARIRRGVELDGEGAPVAYHFRAAHPGDALYLRGDEALDLNRWERVPAFTPWGRRRVVHLHAKERTGQSRGKPIVSAVMREFHMAGKYAQNELQASLANSLVAAFLESDLSQEAASALFGDQARDVWKESVTQSRSIGKLQAGAVIPLPVGARLQSFAPGRPNVAFEAFMLAVERRIAAGMNLPYELFAKDFSRVNYSSARAALLEAWRYFHGRRRWLTTTWLRPIYELWLEEAVNAGVIDAPGFYANRYAYTRCRFVFGGKGWVDPVKEVQAAKLRLEIGVSTLEQECAEQGLDWEEVLHQQRLEAECRREHGLPEPGATTWIANTADNGSDKEEGAPARKDAP from the coding sequence ATGGGCCGCAAGAACCAACTAAGCCGTCAAAGCCGCAGCCGCACGTCGTTTGCGGCGTCGCTGGGCGCAGCGCCGCTCAAGGGCGGGGCGGCCATGTCTGCCTACCAGGGTGCATCGCACACCGATCTGGCACTGAGCGACTGGCAGCCCATGGCGGGCAGCGCCGATGCCGACCTGCTGCCCGAGCTGGGCACGTTGACCAGTCGCGCCCGCGACCTGGCCCGCAATGACGGGCTGATGGCGGGCGGCTTGCAGACCCACCGCGACAACGTGGTGGGCGCAGTGCTGCGCCTGTCTGCCGTGCCCGACTACCGCCTGCTGGGCTGGACGCCCGAGCAGGCCCGCGAGTGGGGCAACAAGGTAGAGGCGCACTTTCGCAGCTGGGCCGACACGACGGATTGCGATGCAGCCCGCACGCTGGATTTGCTGGGCCTGACGGTACTGGCCCTGGGCGGCGAGATGGTGAACGGCGATGCCGTGGCCATTCCCAAATGGCTGCCTCGGCCCGACAGCCCCTGGGCCACGCGGCTGAGCGTGATCGAGGCCGACCGGCTGGAGACCCCGCCGTACCTGGAGGGCATGGCCCGCATTCGCCGTGGCGTGGAGCTGGACGGCGAGGGCGCGCCCGTGGCCTACCACTTTCGTGCCGCGCACCCAGGCGATGCGCTGTACCTGCGCGGCGACGAGGCGCTAGACCTGAACCGCTGGGAGCGCGTGCCCGCCTTTACCCCCTGGGGCCGCCGCCGCGTGGTGCACCTGCATGCCAAGGAGCGCACGGGCCAGAGCCGGGGCAAGCCCATCGTCAGCGCAGTGATGCGCGAGTTCCATATGGCGGGCAAGTACGCCCAGAACGAGCTGCAGGCCAGCCTGGCCAACTCGCTGGTGGCGGCGTTCCTGGAGTCGGACCTGAGCCAGGAGGCTGCGTCGGCCCTGTTTGGCGATCAGGCGCGCGATGTGTGGAAGGAGTCCGTCACCCAGTCGCGCAGCATCGGCAAGCTGCAGGCCGGGGCGGTGATCCCGCTGCCCGTGGGCGCGCGGCTGCAGTCGTTTGCGCCGGGCCGCCCCAATGTGGCGTTTGAGGCCTTCATGCTGGCGGTGGAGCGGCGCATTGCCGCCGGCATGAACCTGCCGTACGAGCTGTTTGCCAAGGACTTCAGCCGCGTGAACTACAGCAGCGCCCGCGCCGCGCTGCTGGAGGCATGGCGCTACTTTCACGGCCGCCGCCGCTGGCTGACCACCACCTGGCTGCGGCCCATCTACGAGCTGTGGCTGGAAGAGGCGGTGAACGCGGGCGTGATCGACGCGCCCGGCTTTTACGCCAACCGCTACGCCTATACCCGCTGCCGCTTTGTGTTTGGCGGCAAGGGCTGGGTGGACCCGGTCAAGGAAGTGCAGGCCGCCAAGCTGCGGCTGGAGATTGGTGTCTCCACCCTGGAGCAGGAATGCGCCGAGCAGGGGCTGGACTGGGAAGAGGTGCTGCACCAGCAGCGCCTGGAGGCCGAGTGCCGCCGCGAGCACGGCCTGCCCGAGCCCGGTGCCACCACCTGGATTGCCAACACCGCAGACAACGGCAGCGACAAGGAAGAGGGCGCACCCGCCCGAAAGGATGCGCCATGA
- a CDS encoding Rha family transcriptional regulator yields the protein MADITIGSSVTAASARPELSIHDGIVTTTSNQIAAHFGKQHKAVLRAIRNLSGVVEADFYQRNFVPIQISTDLGMGRTRKDPAYRITRDGFVFLVMGFIGKEAAAWKVAYLAAFNRMEAELQKPAQDPQRIQLAQRLATQAAAQVTQAVFDAVMAADNTDWRHARYLLNLGYDREGQPSVPHAQPIGDDQMIVSFNALPERIASGEILSATDAQLATLATACTQRLTQRAQHREKQAAKPGLPAAQPAASLPPGTLMMTFK from the coding sequence ATGGCTGACATCACCATTGGTTCGTCCGTAACTGCCGCATCTGCTCGCCCCGAGCTTTCGATTCACGACGGCATCGTCACCACCACCAGCAACCAAATCGCCGCGCACTTCGGAAAGCAGCACAAGGCTGTACTGCGAGCTATCCGAAATTTGAGTGGTGTGGTGGAGGCTGATTTCTATCAGCGCAACTTTGTGCCGATACAAATCAGCACCGACCTTGGCATGGGTCGTACCCGCAAAGATCCCGCTTATCGCATCACACGCGATGGCTTTGTGTTCTTGGTGATGGGGTTCATCGGCAAGGAAGCTGCAGCGTGGAAAGTTGCCTACCTTGCAGCCTTCAACCGCATGGAAGCAGAGCTGCAAAAGCCCGCGCAAGACCCCCAGCGCATTCAGCTCGCCCAGCGTCTGGCTACCCAGGCAGCAGCCCAGGTCACGCAGGCCGTGTTTGATGCCGTGATGGCCGCAGACAACACCGACTGGCGCCACGCCCGCTACCTGCTCAATCTGGGCTACGACCGCGAAGGCCAGCCCAGCGTGCCCCATGCCCAGCCCATTGGCGACGACCAGATGATCGTCTCCTTCAACGCGCTGCCCGAGCGCATCGCCAGCGGCGAGATCCTCTCAGCCACCGACGCCCAGCTCGCCACACTGGCCACGGCCTGCACCCAGCGCCTGACCCAACGCGCCCAGCACCGCGAAAAGCAAGCCGCCAAGCCTGGCCTTCCCGCCGCGCAACCCGCAGCCAGCCTGCCACCCGGCACGCTGATGATGACCTTCAAGTAA
- a CDS encoding DUF4747 family protein codes for MARLLRLCSSGPPSPDHAYGRDGIIITHFKNAIDRLVTDGWQIQIFAVNFSYKLHLNISMSKFRIYNVQLLPDDQNIDEIGAIGYRKLFSELRDLNKKHLSAKTTTSFHYDMPGDTYIGPDNDFSFPAGFVYGNFIRYTKTERLTDLSSGKTIFKAGEKTAISTKKQIPFVFDTKRHLLAIDGAHLPKGKIFIEALERFLTPICEEYFPNHNLEINIISKINALEEVFEKATAYKTVDIDLAFPNGNETEKLLRELKETKTQLKVHASAGKKGRMSDIPHIIKDMLRAAVSFGTSSISYFVETEPGKERRALYKSEDTPVTFEIRSSPNDKEKKDFYARVSDKLADIDISPDRPQEPSTEPEHVEEIIAK; via the coding sequence ATGGCGCGGCTGCTGCGCCTGTGTAGTTCCGGGCCGCCAAGCCCAGATCACGCTTACGGGCGTGACGGCATCATCATAACGCATTTTAAAAATGCTATTGATCGTCTAGTTACCGATGGTTGGCAAATTCAAATTTTTGCAGTAAACTTTAGTTACAAGTTACATTTAAATATTTCCATGTCCAAGTTTAGAATTTATAACGTTCAATTGTTGCCCGATGATCAGAACATTGATGAAATTGGAGCTATTGGCTATAGAAAATTATTCTCTGAACTAAGAGATTTGAATAAAAAACATCTCAGCGCCAAGACTACTACATCGTTTCATTATGATATGCCTGGCGACACATATATTGGTCCAGATAATGATTTTTCTTTCCCTGCTGGTTTTGTATATGGAAATTTCATTCGTTATACAAAAACAGAGCGCTTGACAGACTTGTCTTCTGGGAAAACCATTTTTAAGGCTGGCGAGAAGACTGCGATATCGACAAAGAAACAAATTCCTTTTGTATTTGATACAAAACGCCATCTTCTGGCTATTGATGGCGCACATCTTCCTAAGGGAAAGATATTTATCGAAGCTTTAGAGCGTTTTTTAACTCCAATTTGTGAAGAGTATTTTCCAAATCACAATCTTGAAATTAATATTATTTCAAAAATTAATGCTCTTGAAGAAGTTTTCGAAAAAGCCACCGCATATAAAACAGTGGATATTGACTTGGCATTCCCTAATGGCAATGAAACCGAAAAACTGCTAAGAGAACTTAAAGAAACAAAGACGCAATTGAAGGTTCATGCATCCGCCGGAAAAAAAGGCAGGATGTCGGATATCCCTCATATAATTAAAGATATGCTTAGAGCGGCAGTTAGCTTTGGAACTTCAAGCATCTCATATTTTGTCGAGACAGAACCAGGAAAAGAACGCAGAGCGCTGTACAAATCCGAAGATACACCTGTTACTTTCGAGATAAGAAGTAGTCCAAACGATAAAGAGAAGAAGGATTTTTATGCGCGTGTATCAGATAAACTCGCAGACATCGACATCTCCCCAGATCGACCTCAAGAACCGTCGACAGAACCCGAGCATGTGGAAGAAATCATTGCAAAATAA
- a CDS encoding Mor transcription activator family protein: MNDKDATSTPSVSSPNKLDPIAVLREELAAAALCHGVERVEDLTEELVRRYVQRLGGLNVYVRNERVRERERVAREIRAGFDGCNARELACRFGLSVRQVQRILESKL; the protein is encoded by the coding sequence ATGAACGACAAAGACGCAACCTCCACCCCTTCGGTATCCAGCCCCAACAAGCTGGACCCCATCGCCGTGCTGCGCGAAGAACTGGCCGCCGCCGCGTTATGCCATGGCGTGGAGCGAGTGGAGGATTTGACGGAAGAGCTGGTGCGCCGCTATGTGCAGCGGTTGGGTGGGCTCAATGTGTATGTGCGCAATGAGCGGGTACGGGAGCGCGAACGTGTGGCTCGGGAAATACGCGCCGGCTTTGATGGGTGTAATGCTCGGGAGCTGGCGTGCAGATTTGGTCTAAGTGTGCGGCAGGTACAACGAATATTGGAGAGTAAGCTGTAG